The following coding sequences are from one Ammospiza caudacuta isolate bAmmCau1 chromosome 10, bAmmCau1.pri, whole genome shotgun sequence window:
- the UACA gene encoding uveal autoantigen with coiled-coil domains and ankyrin repeats isoform X2 yields the protein MKSLKSRLKKHEAVIGGSALNPDWSKYDDRLMKAAERGDVEKVSSILAKKGVSPTKLDVEGRSAFHVVASKGNLDCLNTILVHGVDITATDAAGRNALHLAAKYGHALCLQKLLQYNCPTENVDLQGRTALHDAAMSDCSASIQLLCDHGAAVNSKDGDGRTPLVLATQMCRPAVCQLLIDRGADVNARDKQSRTALMLGCEYGCKDAVEVLLRNGADVGLTDGLGHDCAYYARIGDNIDILALIKAAVEDSSRGRDSIKRGQAEQKVCSVAQKWGRGCGAQEELQLLQKEPSSQDLELENQDLKDRMREVQEEQRMLLDRISGLQLQLTEEQMFADDLENEKDELKKILTTKEKQQEESLRTIEALKAKLKYYEGDSAGSGGKEDLLLKQGQAFAVESQSRSMLRPLELSLPSQPPSSEKEALKKELESLRSSFGAAKEEISKLQRELALKGAECRALVSECERSKAESDRQVRQLEDALKDVQKRMFDSEGKVKQMQSHFLALKEHLASEVASGSGKATEELKEQLKEMKAKYEGASAEVGKLRNQIKQNELLVAEFRRDEGRLVEENKRLQKELVKVEMERDERGRNVTELEGQLRETAAKLAQSVSAEQLEKVKGLLSNEVKEKARRLAEVEGEREKLQAELVLLQRESESQRAQLAQHVKAEEHEQMRSGFEQREEELGKAISELSQKNETLQKELERLQADNKVLKQQVQMLKTEIKSQNVPLKIHEELKKANDLAVGDLTKKLFEITKKYNESKAEAEKLLAEKNNLNENISHLQAVYLSPEQHKKELEALKSNGTELEKQLAELQKKYDEEQAKVGKLVAENTGLRETLRDQYVLATTHEEVKTVLNSTLEKTNGELSDLKGKIGEIKQEFLRVNEENGALKNKVKLLQTQLKTEYISLKDHEATVNTLNKSVQELQESNAAVRAEHQRGQDEILQLHAEIEAQKKELDTIQECIKSKYTPVASFEDREQSLQGTVQELRAQLQEQQQRCRGSEQEAQRCREESEQLRSGLLSIQHDLQHNYVLAEKSHQLERLCASSMEELRQQLRALLRKHAGQEGQQEGAADHEVPAERLQALREALGRTVEELRQALSSKEERYHKETLRVGELQQELARLRESSVPLVEYTQLKEGLEGEMAAIKRGLEEKEAETQAKSQEMLRLREELRQSQQALAELQSQEVVAVAEYSSMKAALEAQVSSMAGHLASMSHKYEQACEEALQARRSELSLKDEKELLQLRSCSIEQEIKDQKERCDKSLTTIIDLQKRIQESAKQVEAKDNKITELLNDVERLKQALNGLSQLTYTTGIPSKRHNQQVELLQSQVKTLQQQLADAARQHQEVVAVYRTHLLSAVQGHMDEDVQAALLQIIRMRQGLVC from the exons GCAGAAACGCCCTGCACTTGGCTGCCAAGTATGGCCATGCTTTGTGCTTGCAGAAGCTCCTGCAG tACAATTGTCCAACAGAGAATGTGGATCTCCAGGGAAGAACTGCTCTTCATGATGCAG ccatgtccGACTGCTCCGCCagcatccagctgctctgcGACCACGGCGCCGCCGTCAACTCCAAGGACGGG gacGGGAGGACACCGCTGGTGCTGGCCACCCAGATGTGCCGCCCCGCCGTGTGCCAGCTGCTCATAGACAGGGGCGCCGACGTCAATGCCAGGGACAAGCAGAGCAG GACTGCCCTAATGTTAGGCTGTGAATATGGCTGCAAGGATGCCGTGGAGGTGTTGCTCAGGAATGGTGCTGATGTTGGGTTGACTGATGGCCTTGGCCATGACTGTGCTTACTATGCCAGGATTGGGGACAATATTGACATTTTGGCTTTAATAAAAGCTGCCGTTGAGGACTCCAGCAGAG GAAGAGACAGCATCAAGAGAGGGCAGGCTGAGCAAAAG GTCTGCAGCGTGGCCCAGAAGTGGGGCCGGGGCTGtggagcacaggaggagctgcagctgctgcagaaggagcCCAGCTCTCAG GACTTGGAGCTGGAAAACCAAGATTTGAAGGATCGCATGAGGGaagtgcaggaggagcagaggatgcTGCTGGACAGAATCAGTGGGCTACAGCTGCAGCTCACTGAG GAGCAAATGTTTGCAGATGATCTTGAGAATGAG AAAGATGAGTTGAAGAAAATCCTGACTaccaaggaaaagcagcaggaagaaagTTTAAGGACTATTGAAGCTCTCAAAGCTAAACTCAAGTATTATGAA GGCGACTCTGCGGGGTCTGGAG GAAAAGAAGATTTATTACTTAAACAAGGCCAAGCATTTGCAGTGGAATCCCag TCCCGGTCCATGCTGAGgcccctggagctgtccctgcctagCCAGCCGCCCAGCTCCGAGAAGGAGGCTTtgaagaaggagctggagagcctgaggagcagctttggggcaGCCAAGGAGGAGATCAGCaagctgcagagggagctggcCCTGAAGGGCGCCGAGTGCAGAGCCCTGGTGTCAGAGTGCGAGAGGAGCAAGGCAGAGTCCGACAGGCAGGTCAGGCAGCTGGAGGACGCCCTGAAGGACGTGCAGAAGAGGATGTTCGACTCCGAGGGCAAGGTGAAGCAGATGCAGAGCCACTTCCTGGCCCTCAAGGAGCACCTGGCCAGCGAGGTGGCCTCGGGGAGCGGCAAGGCGAcggaggagctgaaggagcagctcaaGGAGATGAAGGCCAAGTACGAGGGAGCCTCTGCCGaggtggggaaactgaggaaCCAGATCAAGCAGAACgagctgctggtggcagagtTCCGGAGGGACGAGGGCAGGCTGGTGGAGGAAAACAAGAGGTTGCAGAAGGAGCTGGTGAAGGTGGAGATGGAGCGAGATGAAAGGGGCAGGAATGTCACGGAGTTGgaagggcagctcagggagaCGGCGGCCAAGCTGGCCCAGTCCGTGAGCGCAGAGCAGTTGGAGAAGGTGAAGGGTCTGCTGTCAAACGAGGTGAAGGAGAAGGCAAGGAGGTTAGCAGAGGTGGAGGGGGAGCGGGagaagctgcaggcagagctggtgctgttACAGAGGGAGTCTGAGAGCCAGAGAGCTCAGCTGGCACAGCATGTGAAGGCAGAGGAGCACGAGCAGATGAGGAGTGGGTTTgagcagagggaagaggagctggggaaggcaaTTTCTGAGCTATCACAGAAGAATGAGACTCTGCAGAAGGAACTTGAAAGATTGCAGGCTGATAACAAGGTGCTGAAACAGCAAGTCCAAATgctaaaaactgaaattaaaagcCAGAATGTGCCTTTAAAAATTCATGAGGAGTTGAAGAAAGCAAACGATCTGGCTGTGGGTGACCTGAcaaaaaagctttttgaaaTAACAAAGAAGTACAatgaaagcaaagcagaagctgAAAAGTTGCTGGCAGAGAAGAACAACTTAAATGAGAATATCAGCCACTTGCAAGCTGTGTACCTGTCTCCGGAGCAGCACAAGAAAGAGCTGGAAGCTTTAAAATCTAATGGGACTGAGCTTGAGAAGCAGCTTGCTGAGCTTCAGAAGAAATATGATGAGGAGCAGGCAAAAGTGGGCAAACTGGTGGCTGAGAACACGGGCTTGAGAGAGACCCTGAGGGATCAGTACGTGCTGGCCACCACGCACGAGGAGGTTAAAACTGTCCTCAACAGCACCCTGGAAAAGACCAACGGGGAGCTGTCAGACCTGAAGGGCAAAATTGGAGAGATAAAGCAGGAGTTCCTGAGGGTAAACGAAGAAAACGGAGCTTTAAAAAACAAGGTGAAACTCTTACAGACCCAATTAAAAACGGAGTATATCAGTTTAAAGGATCACGAAGCCACGGtaaatactttaaataaaagcgtgcaagagctgcaggagagcaaCGCTGCCGTTAGGGCTGAGCACCAGAGGGGGCAAGATGAAATCTTACAGTTGCACGCAGAAATTGAAGCCCAGAAGAAGGAACTGGACACAATCCAAGAGTGCATCAAGTCCAAGTACACCCCGGTGGCCTCCTTTgaggacagggagcagagcctgcagggcacggtgcaggagctgcgggcacagctgcaggagcagcagcagaggtgcaGGGGCAGCGAGCAGGAGGCGCAGAGGTGCAGAGAGGAGAGCGAGCAGCTCCGGAGCGGGCTCCTGTCCATCCAGCACGACCTGCAGCACAACTACGTGCTGGCAGAGAAGTCCCACCAGCTGGAGAGGCTGTGTGCCAGCAGCAtggaggagctgaggcagcagctgagggccCTGCTGAGGAAGCACgcggggcaggaggggcagcaggagggagccgCGGATCACGAGGTGCCGGCGGAGCGGCTGCAGGCGCTGAGGGAGGCTCTGGGCCGCACCGTGGAGGAGCTGCGGCAGGCCCTGAGCAGCAAGGAGGAGAGGTACCACAAGGAAACGCTCAGAGTcggggagctgcagcaggagctggcccGGCTGAGGGAGTCCTCGGTGCCCCTGGTGGAGTACACCCAGCtgaaggaagggctggagggagaAATGGCGGCCATCAAGCGCGGCCTGGAGGAAAAGGAGGCGGAAACGCAGGCCAAGAGCCAGGAGATGCTGAGGCTGCGGGAGGAGCTGCGGCAGAGCCAGCAGGCCCTGGcggagctgcagagccaggaggtgGTGGCCGTGGCAGAGTACAGCTCCATGAAGGCTGCCCTGGAggcccaggtgagcagcatgGCCGGCCACCTGGCCAGCATGAGCCACAAGTACGAGCAGGCCTGCGAGGAGGCCCTGCAGGCCAGGAGGAGCGAGCTGTCCCTCAAGGATgagaaggagctgctccagctcaggagctgcagcatcgaGCAGGAGATCAAGGACCAGAAGGAGAGGTGTGACAAATCGCTGACAACCATCATTGACCTGCAGAAGAGGATCCAGGAGTCTGCAAAGCAGGTGGAAGCCAAGGACAACAAG ataaCAGAGCTGCTGAACGACGTGGAGCGGTTAAAGCAGGCTCTCAACGGCTTGTCCCAGCTGACATACACCACTGGGATCCCCTCCAAGAGGCACAACCAGCAGGTGGAACTGCTCCAGAGCCAAGTGAAAacactccagcagcagctggct GACGCCGCGCGGCAGCACCAGGAGGTGGTGGCAGTGTACAGGACACACCTGCTCAGCGCTGtccag GGTCACATGGATGAAGAtgtgcaggctgccctgctgcagatCATCCGCATGAGGCAGGGCCTGGTGTGCtga
- the UACA gene encoding uveal autoantigen with coiled-coil domains and ankyrin repeats isoform X1 gives MKSLKSRLKKHEAVIGGSALNPDWSKYDDRLMKAAERGDVEKVSSILAKKGVSPTKLDVEGRSAFHVVASKGNLDCLNTILVHGVDITATDAAGRNALHLAAKYGHALCLQKLLQYNCPTENVDLQGRTALHDAAMSDCSASIQLLCDHGAAVNSKDGDGRTPLVLATQMCRPAVCQLLIDRGADVNARDKQSRTALMLGCEYGCKDAVEVLLRNGADVGLTDGLGHDCAYYARIGDNIDILALIKAAVEDSSRGRDSIKRGQAEQKVCSVAQKWGRGCGAQEELQLLQKEPSSQDLELENQDLKDRMREVQEEQRMLLDRISGLQLQLTEEQMFADDLENEKDELKKILTTKEKQQEESLRTIEALKAKLKYYEGDSAGSGGNFGNRKEDLLLKQGQAFAVESQSRSMLRPLELSLPSQPPSSEKEALKKELESLRSSFGAAKEEISKLQRELALKGAECRALVSECERSKAESDRQVRQLEDALKDVQKRMFDSEGKVKQMQSHFLALKEHLASEVASGSGKATEELKEQLKEMKAKYEGASAEVGKLRNQIKQNELLVAEFRRDEGRLVEENKRLQKELVKVEMERDERGRNVTELEGQLRETAAKLAQSVSAEQLEKVKGLLSNEVKEKARRLAEVEGEREKLQAELVLLQRESESQRAQLAQHVKAEEHEQMRSGFEQREEELGKAISELSQKNETLQKELERLQADNKVLKQQVQMLKTEIKSQNVPLKIHEELKKANDLAVGDLTKKLFEITKKYNESKAEAEKLLAEKNNLNENISHLQAVYLSPEQHKKELEALKSNGTELEKQLAELQKKYDEEQAKVGKLVAENTGLRETLRDQYVLATTHEEVKTVLNSTLEKTNGELSDLKGKIGEIKQEFLRVNEENGALKNKVKLLQTQLKTEYISLKDHEATVNTLNKSVQELQESNAAVRAEHQRGQDEILQLHAEIEAQKKELDTIQECIKSKYTPVASFEDREQSLQGTVQELRAQLQEQQQRCRGSEQEAQRCREESEQLRSGLLSIQHDLQHNYVLAEKSHQLERLCASSMEELRQQLRALLRKHAGQEGQQEGAADHEVPAERLQALREALGRTVEELRQALSSKEERYHKETLRVGELQQELARLRESSVPLVEYTQLKEGLEGEMAAIKRGLEEKEAETQAKSQEMLRLREELRQSQQALAELQSQEVVAVAEYSSMKAALEAQVSSMAGHLASMSHKYEQACEEALQARRSELSLKDEKELLQLRSCSIEQEIKDQKERCDKSLTTIIDLQKRIQESAKQVEAKDNKITELLNDVERLKQALNGLSQLTYTTGIPSKRHNQQVELLQSQVKTLQQQLADAARQHQEVVAVYRTHLLSAVQGHMDEDVQAALLQIIRMRQGLVC, from the exons GCAGAAACGCCCTGCACTTGGCTGCCAAGTATGGCCATGCTTTGTGCTTGCAGAAGCTCCTGCAG tACAATTGTCCAACAGAGAATGTGGATCTCCAGGGAAGAACTGCTCTTCATGATGCAG ccatgtccGACTGCTCCGCCagcatccagctgctctgcGACCACGGCGCCGCCGTCAACTCCAAGGACGGG gacGGGAGGACACCGCTGGTGCTGGCCACCCAGATGTGCCGCCCCGCCGTGTGCCAGCTGCTCATAGACAGGGGCGCCGACGTCAATGCCAGGGACAAGCAGAGCAG GACTGCCCTAATGTTAGGCTGTGAATATGGCTGCAAGGATGCCGTGGAGGTGTTGCTCAGGAATGGTGCTGATGTTGGGTTGACTGATGGCCTTGGCCATGACTGTGCTTACTATGCCAGGATTGGGGACAATATTGACATTTTGGCTTTAATAAAAGCTGCCGTTGAGGACTCCAGCAGAG GAAGAGACAGCATCAAGAGAGGGCAGGCTGAGCAAAAG GTCTGCAGCGTGGCCCAGAAGTGGGGCCGGGGCTGtggagcacaggaggagctgcagctgctgcagaaggagcCCAGCTCTCAG GACTTGGAGCTGGAAAACCAAGATTTGAAGGATCGCATGAGGGaagtgcaggaggagcagaggatgcTGCTGGACAGAATCAGTGGGCTACAGCTGCAGCTCACTGAG GAGCAAATGTTTGCAGATGATCTTGAGAATGAG AAAGATGAGTTGAAGAAAATCCTGACTaccaaggaaaagcagcaggaagaaagTTTAAGGACTATTGAAGCTCTCAAAGCTAAACTCAAGTATTATGAA GGCGACTCTGCGGGGTCTGGAGGTAACTTTGGAAACA GAAAAGAAGATTTATTACTTAAACAAGGCCAAGCATTTGCAGTGGAATCCCag TCCCGGTCCATGCTGAGgcccctggagctgtccctgcctagCCAGCCGCCCAGCTCCGAGAAGGAGGCTTtgaagaaggagctggagagcctgaggagcagctttggggcaGCCAAGGAGGAGATCAGCaagctgcagagggagctggcCCTGAAGGGCGCCGAGTGCAGAGCCCTGGTGTCAGAGTGCGAGAGGAGCAAGGCAGAGTCCGACAGGCAGGTCAGGCAGCTGGAGGACGCCCTGAAGGACGTGCAGAAGAGGATGTTCGACTCCGAGGGCAAGGTGAAGCAGATGCAGAGCCACTTCCTGGCCCTCAAGGAGCACCTGGCCAGCGAGGTGGCCTCGGGGAGCGGCAAGGCGAcggaggagctgaaggagcagctcaaGGAGATGAAGGCCAAGTACGAGGGAGCCTCTGCCGaggtggggaaactgaggaaCCAGATCAAGCAGAACgagctgctggtggcagagtTCCGGAGGGACGAGGGCAGGCTGGTGGAGGAAAACAAGAGGTTGCAGAAGGAGCTGGTGAAGGTGGAGATGGAGCGAGATGAAAGGGGCAGGAATGTCACGGAGTTGgaagggcagctcagggagaCGGCGGCCAAGCTGGCCCAGTCCGTGAGCGCAGAGCAGTTGGAGAAGGTGAAGGGTCTGCTGTCAAACGAGGTGAAGGAGAAGGCAAGGAGGTTAGCAGAGGTGGAGGGGGAGCGGGagaagctgcaggcagagctggtgctgttACAGAGGGAGTCTGAGAGCCAGAGAGCTCAGCTGGCACAGCATGTGAAGGCAGAGGAGCACGAGCAGATGAGGAGTGGGTTTgagcagagggaagaggagctggggaaggcaaTTTCTGAGCTATCACAGAAGAATGAGACTCTGCAGAAGGAACTTGAAAGATTGCAGGCTGATAACAAGGTGCTGAAACAGCAAGTCCAAATgctaaaaactgaaattaaaagcCAGAATGTGCCTTTAAAAATTCATGAGGAGTTGAAGAAAGCAAACGATCTGGCTGTGGGTGACCTGAcaaaaaagctttttgaaaTAACAAAGAAGTACAatgaaagcaaagcagaagctgAAAAGTTGCTGGCAGAGAAGAACAACTTAAATGAGAATATCAGCCACTTGCAAGCTGTGTACCTGTCTCCGGAGCAGCACAAGAAAGAGCTGGAAGCTTTAAAATCTAATGGGACTGAGCTTGAGAAGCAGCTTGCTGAGCTTCAGAAGAAATATGATGAGGAGCAGGCAAAAGTGGGCAAACTGGTGGCTGAGAACACGGGCTTGAGAGAGACCCTGAGGGATCAGTACGTGCTGGCCACCACGCACGAGGAGGTTAAAACTGTCCTCAACAGCACCCTGGAAAAGACCAACGGGGAGCTGTCAGACCTGAAGGGCAAAATTGGAGAGATAAAGCAGGAGTTCCTGAGGGTAAACGAAGAAAACGGAGCTTTAAAAAACAAGGTGAAACTCTTACAGACCCAATTAAAAACGGAGTATATCAGTTTAAAGGATCACGAAGCCACGGtaaatactttaaataaaagcgtgcaagagctgcaggagagcaaCGCTGCCGTTAGGGCTGAGCACCAGAGGGGGCAAGATGAAATCTTACAGTTGCACGCAGAAATTGAAGCCCAGAAGAAGGAACTGGACACAATCCAAGAGTGCATCAAGTCCAAGTACACCCCGGTGGCCTCCTTTgaggacagggagcagagcctgcagggcacggtgcaggagctgcgggcacagctgcaggagcagcagcagaggtgcaGGGGCAGCGAGCAGGAGGCGCAGAGGTGCAGAGAGGAGAGCGAGCAGCTCCGGAGCGGGCTCCTGTCCATCCAGCACGACCTGCAGCACAACTACGTGCTGGCAGAGAAGTCCCACCAGCTGGAGAGGCTGTGTGCCAGCAGCAtggaggagctgaggcagcagctgagggccCTGCTGAGGAAGCACgcggggcaggaggggcagcaggagggagccgCGGATCACGAGGTGCCGGCGGAGCGGCTGCAGGCGCTGAGGGAGGCTCTGGGCCGCACCGTGGAGGAGCTGCGGCAGGCCCTGAGCAGCAAGGAGGAGAGGTACCACAAGGAAACGCTCAGAGTcggggagctgcagcaggagctggcccGGCTGAGGGAGTCCTCGGTGCCCCTGGTGGAGTACACCCAGCtgaaggaagggctggagggagaAATGGCGGCCATCAAGCGCGGCCTGGAGGAAAAGGAGGCGGAAACGCAGGCCAAGAGCCAGGAGATGCTGAGGCTGCGGGAGGAGCTGCGGCAGAGCCAGCAGGCCCTGGcggagctgcagagccaggaggtgGTGGCCGTGGCAGAGTACAGCTCCATGAAGGCTGCCCTGGAggcccaggtgagcagcatgGCCGGCCACCTGGCCAGCATGAGCCACAAGTACGAGCAGGCCTGCGAGGAGGCCCTGCAGGCCAGGAGGAGCGAGCTGTCCCTCAAGGATgagaaggagctgctccagctcaggagctgcagcatcgaGCAGGAGATCAAGGACCAGAAGGAGAGGTGTGACAAATCGCTGACAACCATCATTGACCTGCAGAAGAGGATCCAGGAGTCTGCAAAGCAGGTGGAAGCCAAGGACAACAAG ataaCAGAGCTGCTGAACGACGTGGAGCGGTTAAAGCAGGCTCTCAACGGCTTGTCCCAGCTGACATACACCACTGGGATCCCCTCCAAGAGGCACAACCAGCAGGTGGAACTGCTCCAGAGCCAAGTGAAAacactccagcagcagctggct GACGCCGCGCGGCAGCACCAGGAGGTGGTGGCAGTGTACAGGACACACCTGCTCAGCGCTGtccag GGTCACATGGATGAAGAtgtgcaggctgccctgctgcagatCATCCGCATGAGGCAGGGCCTGGTGTGCtga